The following are encoded together in the Vibrio splendidus genome:
- the hfq gene encoding RNA chaperone Hfq, whose protein sequence is MAKGQSLQDPFLNALRRERIPVSIYLVNGIKLQGQIESFDQFVILLKNTVNQMVYKHAISTVVPARAVSHHSGEQQRAPSDRPEKTED, encoded by the coding sequence ATGGCTAAGGGGCAATCGCTACAAGACCCATTCCTAAATGCACTCCGTCGTGAGCGCATTCCAGTCTCTATCTATCTTGTTAACGGCATCAAGCTGCAAGGTCAGATCGAGTCTTTCGATCAATTCGTGATCTTATTGAAGAACACAGTAAACCAAATGGTTTACAAGCATGCGATTTCTACTGTGGTTCCTGCTCGTGCAGTTAGTCACCACAGCGGCGAGCAACAGCGTGCGCCATCTGATCGTCCAGAGAAGACTGAAGATTAA
- the hflX gene encoding ribosome rescue GTPase HflX, with translation MFDRYESGERAVLVHINFTQEGEWEDLSECEMLVSSAGVETLQVITGSRQSPLPKYYVGEGKALEIAQAVQLTGAEIVIFNHSLSPAQERNLEQLCKCRVIDRTGLILDIFAQRARTHEGKLQVELAQLRHISTRLIRGWTHLERQKGGIGLRGPGETQLETDRRLLRDRIKAILRRLAKVAKQREQGRRARNRAEIPTISLVGYTNAGKSTLFNQITSAGVYAADQLFATLDPTLRKIELADVGPAILADTVGFIRHLPHDLVAAFKATLQETQEADILLHVVDASDDRFRENIQAVHEVLEEIDAHEVPTLVVMNKIDCMEDQKPRIERDEEGAPRAVWVSAMEGEGIELLFEALTERLASQMVQFRLCIPHQHQGRIRSLFFEMKCIQQEEYDENGNLLIDIRMQQIDWSKLEKREGALLGDFIVTKETATV, from the coding sequence TTGTTTGACCGTTATGAATCCGGCGAGCGAGCCGTACTTGTTCATATCAACTTCACGCAAGAGGGAGAATGGGAAGACCTAAGCGAATGTGAAATGCTGGTCTCCTCAGCGGGGGTAGAAACGCTACAAGTGATTACTGGTAGCCGACAATCCCCACTCCCTAAATACTACGTTGGAGAAGGTAAAGCCCTAGAAATCGCTCAAGCCGTTCAGCTGACCGGTGCTGAAATTGTGATTTTTAACCACTCTCTCTCTCCTGCCCAAGAGCGAAACCTCGAGCAATTGTGTAAATGTCGTGTGATTGATCGCACGGGTTTAATCTTAGATATCTTTGCACAACGTGCGCGAACTCATGAAGGTAAGCTACAAGTTGAGCTTGCTCAGCTTCGTCATATCTCTACCCGATTGATTCGTGGTTGGACTCACCTTGAAAGGCAGAAAGGTGGTATTGGTCTTCGTGGTCCAGGTGAAACTCAACTGGAAACCGATCGACGTTTGTTGCGTGACCGTATAAAAGCGATATTACGTCGTTTAGCGAAAGTGGCTAAGCAGCGTGAACAAGGACGACGTGCTCGTAATCGAGCTGAAATCCCAACAATTTCTTTGGTTGGTTATACCAACGCAGGGAAATCAACACTTTTCAATCAAATCACTAGTGCAGGTGTTTATGCGGCAGACCAACTGTTTGCAACTCTAGACCCAACACTACGTAAGATTGAATTGGCAGATGTCGGGCCTGCAATTCTCGCAGATACCGTAGGTTTTATCCGTCATCTACCACACGACTTGGTCGCTGCGTTCAAGGCTACGTTACAAGAGACGCAGGAAGCTGACATTTTGTTACATGTTGTTGATGCCAGTGATGACCGCTTTCGTGAGAACATTCAGGCTGTTCATGAAGTATTAGAAGAAATCGATGCTCATGAAGTGCCAACCCTTGTAGTCATGAACAAAATTGACTGCATGGAAGACCAAAAACCTCGAATTGAAAGAGACGAAGAGGGCGCACCACGCGCTGTTTGGGTTTCTGCAATGGAAGGAGAAGGGATTGAACTGCTGTTTGAGGCTTTAACTGAGCGTTTAGCGAGTCAAATGGTTCAATTCCGGTTGTGTATTCCACATCAACATCAAGGCCGTATTCGCAGCTTATTCTTCGAGATGAAATGTATTCAACAGGAAGAGTATGATGAAAATGGTAACTTGTTGATAGATATCCGAATGCAACAAATAGATTGGTCTAAACTTGAAAAAAGAGAAGGGGCGCTCTTAGGTGACTTTATCGTTACCAAAGAGACTGCTACAGTATAA
- the hflK gene encoding FtsH protease activity modulator HflK yields MAWNEPGNNNNGDNNGRDNDPWGKNNNRGGRDQGPPDLDEVFSKLSQKLGGKFGKKGGNGNGPSIGGGGAIGFGVIAVIAIAIWFFAGFYTVGEAERAVVLRLGQFDRIEEPGLNWHPRFIDEIKDEQLVNVQAIRSLRASGTMLTKDENVVTVEMGVQYRVSDPYKYLYRVTDADDSLRQATDSALRAVIGDSLMDSILTSGRQQIRQSTQETLNRIIDSYDMGILIVDVNFQSARPPEQVKDAFDDAIAAREDEERFEREAEAYRNDILPKATGRAERLKKEAVGYSERTVNGALGQVAQFEKLLPEYQAAPEVTRNRMYLDTMEKVYSSTSKVLIDSESSGNLLYLPIDKLGAQGGSQSGTRPAKASSTYDQIELETQADPKSSTQTRSDSSRQGRY; encoded by the coding sequence ATGGCGTGGAATGAGCCTGGAAATAATAACAACGGCGATAATAACGGCCGCGATAATGACCCTTGGGGTAAGAACAATAATCGCGGCGGCCGAGATCAAGGACCGCCAGACTTAGACGAAGTGTTTAGTAAACTAAGTCAAAAGTTAGGTGGCAAGTTTGGTAAAAAAGGTGGCAACGGTAACGGGCCATCTATTGGTGGTGGCGGTGCGATTGGCTTTGGTGTCATTGCTGTCATTGCGATTGCTATCTGGTTCTTCGCTGGTTTCTACACCGTTGGCGAAGCAGAAAGAGCCGTTGTACTTCGACTGGGTCAATTCGACCGTATCGAAGAACCGGGTCTTAACTGGCACCCACGCTTCATCGATGAAATCAAAGATGAGCAACTGGTTAACGTTCAAGCGATTCGTTCTCTACGTGCTTCTGGCACCATGCTAACGAAAGATGAAAACGTTGTGACGGTTGAAATGGGCGTTCAATACCGTGTTTCTGACCCATACAAGTACTTGTATCGTGTAACGGATGCGGACGATAGCTTACGTCAAGCAACTGATTCTGCGCTTCGTGCGGTAATTGGTGACTCACTAATGGATAGTATCCTAACAAGTGGTCGTCAGCAGATTCGTCAAAGCACTCAAGAAACGTTGAACCGTATTATTGATAGCTACGACATGGGTATTCTGATTGTTGACGTGAACTTCCAGTCAGCACGTCCACCTGAGCAAGTTAAAGATGCATTTGATGATGCTATCGCGGCTCGAGAGGATGAAGAGCGTTTTGAGCGTGAAGCTGAAGCTTACCGAAATGACATTCTTCCAAAAGCAACAGGTCGTGCTGAGCGTTTGAAGAAAGAAGCGGTGGGTTACTCAGAGCGCACAGTTAATGGTGCTCTAGGTCAAGTTGCTCAGTTCGAGAAGCTTTTACCTGAATACCAAGCTGCTCCTGAAGTAACACGTAACCGTATGTACCTTGATACAATGGAAAAAGTGTACTCAAGCACATCGAAAGTCCTGATTGATTCTGAATCAAGCGGTAACTTGCTATACCTACCAATTGATAAGCTAGGCGCACAAGGTGGTTCTCAGTCGGGCACTCGCCCTGCAAAAGCATCATCAACTTACGATCAAATTGAGTTAGAAACTCAAGCGGATCCAAAGTCTAGCACTCAAACTCGTTCAGACAGTTCACGTCAAGGGAGATACTAA
- the hflC gene encoding protease modulator HflC: MRKLMIPVLVVTIALLLMSLFVIQEGERGMVIRFGRVLDDNGVSRIYEPGLHFKLPMFDRVKVLDARIQTMDGRSDRFVTSEKKDVLIDTYAKWRIADFGRFYLSTGGGNIMTAEALLERKVTDVLRSEIGAREIKQIVSGPRNKDILPDSADSEVVTTVAAAEALEVDGERDKIMENVLSGTSESAMADLGVEVVDFRMKKINLPDEISESIYRRMRAERESVARRHRSQGREKAEVIRAQAELEVATVLAEADRTARITRGDADAEAAKIYSDVYSKDPEFYGFMRSLQAYETSFSDKSDILVLDPKTDFFQYMNQASGAPAK, encoded by the coding sequence ATGCGTAAATTAATGATCCCTGTATTAGTTGTGACGATTGCCCTTCTATTGATGTCACTATTTGTGATTCAAGAAGGCGAGCGTGGCATGGTAATTCGTTTTGGTCGAGTTCTCGATGACAACGGCGTATCACGAATCTATGAACCAGGCTTGCACTTTAAACTGCCTATGTTTGATCGTGTAAAAGTACTTGATGCTCGTATTCAAACGATGGATGGTCGTTCTGACCGTTTCGTAACATCAGAGAAAAAAGATGTTCTAATTGATACCTACGCAAAATGGCGTATTGCTGATTTTGGACGTTTTTATCTGAGTACTGGCGGCGGCAATATCATGACGGCAGAAGCACTTCTTGAGCGTAAAGTGACAGATGTTCTTCGTTCTGAAATTGGTGCTCGTGAAATTAAGCAGATCGTGTCAGGCCCTCGTAATAAGGACATCCTGCCAGACTCTGCTGATAGCGAAGTCGTCACAACGGTAGCAGCTGCAGAAGCTCTAGAAGTTGATGGCGAACGCGATAAGATCATGGAAAACGTTTTGTCTGGAACGTCAGAAAGTGCAATGGCTGATTTAGGTGTTGAAGTTGTTGATTTCCGAATGAAGAAGATTAACCTTCCTGACGAAATCAGTGAATCTATCTACCGCCGTATGCGTGCAGAACGTGAATCGGTTGCTCGTAGACACCGTTCTCAAGGTCGTGAGAAAGCAGAAGTTATCCGTGCTCAAGCTGAGCTAGAAGTAGCAACAGTTCTTGCAGAAGCTGACCGTACAGCTCGAATCACTCGTGGTGATGCAGATGCAGAAGCAGCGAAGATCTACTCTGATGTGTACAGTAAAGATCCTGAGTTCTATGGCTTCATGCGTTCATTGCAAGCTTATGAGACATCGTTTAGCGATAAGAGCGACATTCTAGTACTGGATCCGAAGACTGACTTCTTCCAATACATGAATCAAGCGAGCGGCGCTCCAGCAAAATAA
- a CDS encoding DUF2065 domain-containing protein, producing MSNSIWLAIGLVLIVEGLGPLIAPNGWRNMVAQLSQQPDTQLRRIGGCLVVAGVVIAFMTYR from the coding sequence ATGTCTAATTCTATCTGGCTCGCAATCGGGCTTGTTCTTATCGTTGAAGGGCTGGGGCCCTTGATTGCACCCAATGGCTGGAGAAACATGGTTGCTCAATTAAGCCAACAGCCAGACACGCAACTGCGCCGAATTGGCGGTTGCCTTGTGGTTGCCGGCGTCGTTATCGCTTTCATGACCTACCGCTAG
- a CDS encoding adenylosuccinate synthase gives MGNNVVVLGTQWGDEGKGKIVDLLTEDAKYVVRYQGGHNAGHTLVIDGEKTVLHLIPSGILRNNVKCVIGNGVVLSPDALLKEMKPLEDRGIPVRERLFISEACPLILPYHIAIDNAREIARGAKAIGTTGRGIGPAYEDKVARRGLRVGDLFDKEAFAEKLKEVMEFHNFQLEHFYKAETVSYEEVLEQAMSYADMLTAMVIDVTDELDAARKRGDKIMFEGAQGTLLDIDHGTYPYVTSSNTTAGGVAAGSGFGPRHIGYILGITKAYCTRVGSGPFPTELYDGLEKQDPVGKHLGDVGHEFGATTGRLRRTGWFDAVAMRRAIQINSLSGICLTKLDVLDGLEELKICTGYKMKDGSILEVSPMAAESFEEATPIYETMPGWSENTFGAKSIDALPQAALDYIKRIEDLTGVPIDIVSTGPDRNETIIKVHPYGA, from the coding sequence ATGGGAAATAACGTAGTCGTTCTAGGCACCCAATGGGGTGATGAAGGTAAAGGTAAAATCGTTGACCTTTTAACTGAAGATGCAAAATACGTGGTTCGCTACCAAGGCGGTCACAATGCAGGTCACACACTTGTAATTGACGGTGAAAAAACCGTTCTTCACTTAATTCCATCAGGTATCCTACGCAATAACGTTAAATGTGTTATTGGCAACGGTGTAGTATTATCGCCTGACGCACTTCTTAAAGAAATGAAACCTCTTGAAGATCGCGGTATCCCAGTACGTGAGCGTCTTTTCATCTCTGAAGCTTGTCCTCTAATTCTTCCGTACCACATTGCAATCGACAACGCGCGTGAAATCGCTCGTGGCGCTAAAGCTATCGGTACAACGGGTCGTGGTATCGGTCCTGCTTACGAAGATAAAGTTGCTCGTCGCGGTCTACGCGTTGGCGACCTTTTCGATAAAGAAGCATTTGCTGAGAAGCTAAAAGAAGTTATGGAATTCCACAACTTCCAACTAGAGCACTTCTACAAAGCTGAAACAGTAAGCTACGAAGAAGTTCTTGAGCAAGCGATGAGCTACGCAGACATGTTAACTGCGATGGTTATCGACGTAACTGACGAACTAGACGCAGCACGTAAGCGCGGCGACAAGATCATGTTCGAAGGTGCTCAAGGTACGCTACTAGATATCGACCACGGTACTTACCCATACGTAACGTCTTCTAACACGACTGCTGGTGGTGTTGCTGCAGGTTCTGGTTTTGGTCCTCGTCACATCGGTTACATCCTTGGTATTACTAAGGCTTACTGTACTCGTGTTGGTTCAGGTCCATTCCCAACTGAGCTATACGATGGCCTTGAAAAACAAGACCCAGTTGGTAAGCACCTAGGCGATGTTGGTCACGAGTTTGGCGCAACGACTGGTCGCCTACGCCGTACTGGTTGGTTCGATGCTGTTGCTATGCGTCGTGCAATCCAAATCAACTCTCTATCTGGTATCTGTCTAACTAAACTAGACGTTCTAGATGGCCTAGAAGAACTAAAAATCTGTACTGGTTACAAGATGAAAGATGGTTCTATCCTAGAAGTTTCTCCAATGGCTGCTGAGTCATTCGAAGAAGCGACGCCAATCTACGAAACAATGCCTGGTTGGTCTGAAAACACATTTGGTGCTAAATCTATCGACGCGCTTCCACAAGCTGCTCTAGATTACATCAAGCGTATCGAAGACTTAACTGGCGTTCCAATTGATATCGTATCAACTGGCCCAGATCGTAACGAAACTATCATCAAGGTTCACCCATACGGCGCATAA
- the motX gene encoding flagellar protein MotX, translating into MKLRIVAASLIMALSSPLSHANLTDVGEPVPIYTEAELINLIENNQHLERVKADKCQLVEDIVARATRISLPSYEFLYGDMLAWGVCVPQDVELGIYYMENAAHQGLPAALEQLGRYYSRGTLVQQDKERAIPYLREAASMGNLSASIHLAELLLRDYGSPLDYEDAYRWLYNSVTADDRQHKRITVLRSGLEQRMPDNIIARAKRRDVFW; encoded by the coding sequence ATGAAGCTACGAATTGTAGCAGCTTCATTGATAATGGCGCTGAGCTCACCCTTGAGTCATGCAAATTTGACTGACGTGGGAGAGCCCGTTCCAATATATACAGAAGCTGAACTGATTAATTTAATCGAGAATAATCAACACCTAGAGCGAGTGAAAGCTGATAAGTGCCAGTTAGTTGAAGATATCGTTGCTCGTGCAACGCGTATTAGCTTGCCTTCTTATGAGTTTTTATACGGTGATATGTTGGCTTGGGGCGTGTGTGTTCCACAAGATGTCGAGCTTGGCATTTACTATATGGAAAACGCGGCGCATCAAGGTTTACCGGCTGCACTAGAGCAGCTAGGTCGTTATTATTCTCGCGGTACTTTGGTGCAACAAGACAAAGAACGCGCGATTCCGTATTTACGTGAAGCGGCCTCTATGGGTAACCTAAGTGCGAGTATTCACTTAGCGGAACTCTTGCTGCGTGATTACGGTAGCCCGTTAGATTATGAAGATGCTTACCGCTGGTTATACAACTCGGTGACTGCGGATGATAGGCAACACAAACGCATCACCGTGCTTCGAAGCGGTCTGGAACAGAGAATGCCGGACAATATTATTGCTCGAGCAAAACGCCGAGACGTGTTCTGGTAA
- a CDS encoding amidohydrolase, producing the protein MKLKRTLLASAMASLALFPFASSAMEKADLMITDAMVLTMNQDKTVYESGTVVVKDNKIIAVGDASLEKQYQAKQVLDVDGDIVMPGLINTHTHVSMTVFRSLADDVPDRLHRYIFPLEKKLVSRDMVRIGANLGNVEMVKGGVTTYADMYYFEDEVAKTVDKIGMRAILGETVIKFPVADAANAEEGIQYALNFIEEYKDHPRITPAFAPHAPYTNTTEILQKISKLSLELDVPVMIHLAESHREEEKIAERSDGLSPVQYMDSIGALNKNLVGAHMILVDDHDIELVKKSDMGVAHNMSANIKSAKGVSPALKMYDENVRIGLGTDGPMSGNTLSTIDEFNQVAKVHKLVNKDRAAMPPIKVIDMATMGAAKALHMEDKIGSLEAGKLADIIVIDTKAPNMVPVYNPYSALVYSANSGNVRHTIVDGKIIMQDRDMLTVDEDKIRQEALDFTKVVRKTVIESGEVVQ; encoded by the coding sequence ATGAAACTAAAACGCACCCTATTGGCTTCAGCAATGGCAAGCCTCGCTCTATTTCCATTTGCGAGTTCAGCAATGGAAAAAGCTGACCTGATGATTACCGATGCAATGGTTCTAACCATGAACCAAGACAAAACGGTTTATGAGAGCGGTACTGTTGTCGTAAAAGACAACAAAATCATTGCCGTTGGTGATGCTTCACTAGAGAAGCAGTACCAAGCGAAACAAGTGTTAGACGTGGATGGCGATATCGTCATGCCGGGTCTCATCAATACTCATACTCACGTATCGATGACGGTTTTCCGCTCGTTGGCCGATGATGTGCCTGACCGTCTTCACCGTTATATCTTCCCTCTAGAGAAGAAACTGGTATCGCGAGACATGGTACGCATTGGCGCTAATCTCGGTAACGTTGAAATGGTAAAAGGCGGTGTCACGACTTACGCCGACATGTACTACTTTGAAGATGAAGTTGCGAAAACTGTCGATAAGATCGGTATGCGTGCCATTCTTGGTGAAACCGTGATTAAGTTCCCAGTCGCTGATGCGGCTAATGCGGAAGAAGGCATCCAATACGCGCTGAATTTCATTGAAGAATACAAAGACCACCCGCGTATCACACCCGCGTTTGCACCACACGCGCCTTACACCAACACCACAGAGATACTGCAGAAGATCTCTAAGCTCTCTCTAGAGCTCGATGTACCAGTAATGATTCACCTAGCAGAATCACACCGTGAAGAAGAGAAAATCGCCGAGCGTTCAGATGGCCTATCACCGGTTCAATACATGGACAGCATTGGCGCACTCAACAAAAACTTGGTGGGTGCACACATGATCCTCGTTGACGATCATGATATCGAGCTAGTGAAAAAATCGGATATGGGTGTGGCTCACAACATGAGTGCTAACATCAAGTCAGCAAAAGGTGTATCTCCTGCGCTTAAGATGTATGACGAAAACGTTCGTATTGGTTTAGGTACTGATGGCCCAATGTCTGGTAACACACTGAGCACCATTGATGAATTCAACCAAGTCGCTAAAGTTCACAAGCTGGTTAATAAAGATCGTGCCGCAATGCCGCCGATCAAAGTGATCGACATGGCAACAATGGGCGCAGCAAAAGCGCTACACATGGAAGATAAGATCGGTTCTCTTGAAGCCGGTAAACTCGCCGACATCATAGTGATCGATACGAAAGCGCCAAACATGGTTCCAGTCTACAACCCATACTCGGCATTAGTTTACTCAGCTAACTCGGGTAACGTTCGCCACACCATCGTTGACGGTAAGATCATCATGCAAGACCGCGACATGCTAACGGTCGATGAAGATAAGATTCGCCAAGAAGCACTCGATTTCACCAAAGTCGTTCGTAAGACGGTGATTGAATCTGGTGAAGTTGTTCAATAA
- the rnr gene encoding ribonuclease R, translating into MSKNTPMSENTTATTTVDPFADRESKNYENPVPSREFIISFLTDANIPMNRNDLFEALGLAGEEQYEGLRRRLRAMERDGQLIFTRRQCYALPEKMELIKGYVIGHKDGHGWVRPDGSVGKDNDIVLPHHQMKTIMHGDYVLAQPTDNSKRGRREGRLVRVLEERKTPLVGRFFLEYGHSYVVADDSRISHDIQIPTEHKGGARMGNVVVIEITDRGGRSRNMMGKVTEVLGENMAPGMETQIAIRTHQIPQEWPEAVDKQIVNLGEHVPEEAKEGRVDLRKLPLVTIDGEDARDFDDAVYCEAKKGGGWRLWVAIADVSYYVRPDTALDKEAINRGNSVYFPSQVVPMLPEVLSNGLCSLNPQVDRLCMVCEMTISDKGKLSGYKHYEAVMNSHARLTYNKVGAILDGNEELRERYEPEVPHLEELHKMYKVLKKTRDERGAIEFETVETKFIFNADRKIDRIEPVIRNDAHKIIEECMILANIASASYVEKAKEPALYRVHDTPGEERLTGFKSFLSELGLTLEGGLSPSPVDYAQLMQQINEREDRELIQTMLLRSMKQAVYNADNAGHFGLALKRYAHFTSPIRRYPDLLLHRAIKYLIAKEEGRQSERWTPTGGYHYTFDDMDFYGEQCSMTERRADDATREVNDWLKCEYMQDHVGEVMDGVIANVTGFGFFVRLTELHIDGLVHISALANDYYQFDAVGQRLVGESSGNIYRLGDSVKVKVSAVNLETRQIDFDLEDTDRQPRGKGKTAKKRAAEAMKKAKSKKRSAVKSNKPGVPATPLVEPTKRPDGSSESSAKKKSANKTGAAKARAKKKRTASRKPKADKS; encoded by the coding sequence ATGTCAAAAAACACACCAATGTCAGAAAACACGACAGCGACAACCACTGTTGATCCTTTTGCCGACCGAGAGTCGAAAAATTACGAAAACCCAGTACCAAGCCGAGAGTTCATTATTTCGTTTCTAACAGACGCGAATATCCCAATGAACCGTAACGATCTATTCGAAGCTTTGGGTTTGGCTGGAGAGGAACAATATGAAGGGCTGCGTCGTCGTTTACGTGCAATGGAACGTGATGGACAGCTTATCTTTACCCGTCGTCAGTGCTATGCATTGCCTGAGAAGATGGAATTGATTAAAGGCTATGTGATTGGTCATAAAGACGGTCATGGTTGGGTTCGCCCAGACGGCAGTGTGGGTAAAGACAATGATATCGTGTTGCCGCATCACCAGATGAAAACCATCATGCACGGTGATTACGTACTGGCTCAGCCTACTGACAACAGTAAACGTGGTCGTCGTGAAGGTCGTTTGGTTCGTGTTCTTGAAGAGCGCAAAACGCCACTTGTTGGCCGCTTCTTCCTAGAATACGGCCATTCTTACGTGGTTGCTGATGATTCTCGTATTAGTCACGACATCCAGATCCCTACTGAGCATAAAGGCGGTGCTCGAATGGGTAATGTGGTTGTGATTGAAATTACGGATCGTGGTGGTCGTTCTCGTAACATGATGGGTAAAGTGACCGAAGTTCTTGGTGAAAACATGGCTCCGGGTATGGAAACGCAGATCGCGATCCGTACTCACCAGATCCCACAAGAGTGGCCTGAAGCGGTAGATAAGCAAATCGTAAACCTCGGTGAGCATGTTCCTGAAGAAGCAAAAGAAGGACGTGTTGATCTACGCAAACTGCCATTGGTTACCATTGATGGTGAAGATGCGCGTGACTTCGATGATGCGGTTTACTGTGAAGCGAAGAAAGGCGGAGGCTGGCGTCTGTGGGTAGCGATTGCTGACGTAAGTTACTACGTTCGCCCAGATACCGCGCTAGACAAAGAAGCGATTAACCGTGGTAACTCGGTATACTTCCCGTCACAAGTTGTGCCAATGCTGCCAGAAGTCCTTTCTAATGGCCTATGTTCATTGAACCCTCAAGTCGACCGTTTATGTATGGTGTGTGAGATGACTATCTCAGACAAAGGTAAACTGTCGGGTTACAAGCACTACGAAGCGGTAATGAACTCTCATGCCCGTCTGACTTACAACAAAGTTGGCGCTATCTTAGATGGCAATGAAGAACTTCGTGAGCGTTACGAGCCTGAAGTACCACATCTTGAAGAGCTTCATAAGATGTACAAGGTACTTAAGAAAACGCGTGATGAACGTGGTGCGATTGAGTTTGAAACGGTAGAAACTAAGTTTATCTTCAATGCGGATCGTAAGATTGACCGTATTGAACCCGTCATCCGTAACGATGCACACAAGATCATCGAAGAGTGTATGATTCTTGCGAACATCGCATCGGCATCTTACGTAGAAAAAGCGAAAGAACCTGCACTGTACCGTGTTCACGATACTCCGGGAGAAGAGCGCTTAACGGGCTTTAAGAGCTTCCTTAGTGAGCTAGGTTTAACGCTGGAAGGTGGCCTGTCGCCATCACCAGTAGACTATGCACAACTGATGCAACAGATTAATGAGCGTGAAGATCGTGAGTTAATCCAAACCATGCTACTGCGCTCGATGAAGCAAGCGGTATACAACGCGGACAACGCAGGTCACTTTGGTTTAGCTCTTAAACGCTATGCTCACTTTACCTCGCCAATTCGTCGTTACCCAGATTTGCTATTGCACCGCGCGATTAAGTACCTTATTGCGAAAGAAGAAGGCCGTCAGAGTGAGCGTTGGACGCCAACCGGCGGTTACCACTACACTTTCGATGATATGGACTTCTACGGCGAGCAGTGTTCAATGACTGAGCGTCGTGCTGATGATGCTACGCGTGAAGTGAACGACTGGCTGAAGTGTGAGTACATGCAAGACCATGTCGGCGAAGTGATGGATGGCGTAATTGCTAACGTGACTGGCTTCGGCTTCTTTGTTCGTCTCACTGAACTGCACATTGATGGCTTGGTACATATCTCAGCGCTAGCGAATGATTACTACCAATTTGATGCTGTTGGTCAGCGTTTAGTCGGTGAAAGCTCAGGTAACATCTACCGCTTAGGTGATTCGGTTAAAGTGAAGGTTTCTGCGGTTAATCTAGAAACTCGCCAAATCGACTTTGATTTAGAAGACACCGATCGTCAGCCTCGTGGTAAAGGTAAAACAGCCAAGAAGCGTGCAGCTGAAGCGATGAAAAAGGCGAAAAGCAAGAAGCGTTCAGCGGTGAAGAGTAATAAGCCGGGTGTACCTGCGACGCCTTTAGTTGAACCGACTAAGCGACCAGACGGTAGCTCTGAAAGTTCAGCTAAGAAGAAGTCAGCGAATAAAACCGGTGCTGCGAAGGCGCGAGCTAAGAAAAAGCGTACCGCAAGCCGTAAGCCAAAGGCTGATAAGTCTTAA
- the rlmB gene encoding 23S rRNA (guanosine(2251)-2'-O)-methyltransferase RlmB, with product MSNEFIYGIHAVKAVLEKDPARFIEAYVLKGRQDDRLLPLLNQLQQFGVSIQQMGRKPLDEKAQGANHQGLIAKVKPAKQLNETHLDDILAQHEQPLLLVLDGVTDPHNLGACLRNADAAGVAAVIVPKDRSSPLTATVSKVACGAAETVPLVRVTNLARTMRALQEQGVWFVGTAGEATHDIYQAKLTGPLAVVMGAEGDGMRRLTRETCDDLIKIPMSGSVSSLNVSVASGICLFEAVRQRLAQ from the coding sequence ATGAGTAACGAATTTATTTACGGTATTCACGCGGTGAAAGCCGTACTAGAAAAAGATCCAGCGCGCTTTATTGAAGCGTACGTGCTTAAAGGTCGTCAAGACGATCGTCTTCTTCCATTACTGAATCAACTGCAGCAATTTGGTGTGTCGATTCAACAAATGGGCCGTAAGCCGCTTGATGAAAAAGCACAGGGTGCAAATCACCAAGGTCTTATTGCTAAGGTGAAGCCTGCTAAGCAGCTTAATGAAACTCACCTAGACGATATCCTAGCGCAGCACGAACAGCCTCTGCTGTTGGTTCTAGATGGTGTAACAGACCCTCATAACCTAGGTGCTTGTCTACGTAACGCGGATGCTGCGGGTGTGGCGGCTGTTATCGTACCTAAAGATCGCTCTTCACCGCTAACGGCAACCGTAAGTAAGGTTGCTTGTGGCGCAGCTGAAACCGTTCCTCTAGTACGCGTAACCAACCTAGCTCGTACAATGCGTGCACTGCAAGAGCAGGGTGTATGGTTCGTGGGTACCGCAGGTGAAGCAACGCATGATATCTATCAAGCGAAGCTAACGGGTCCTCTTGCCGTTGTGATGGGCGCAGAAGGTGACGGTATGCGTCGTCTAACGCGTGAAACCTGTGATGACCTGATTAAGATCCCAATGTCAGGCAGCGTGTCGAGCCTAAACGTTTCGGTAGCATCAGGCATCTGTCTGTTCGAAGCGGTACGTCAGCGCCTAGCTCAATAG